A window of Halobacillus naozhouensis genomic DNA:
CACTAGAAAAGGTAGCTAAGTCAAAAAAAGCCGAAGTTAGTTCATAACTTCTTTACCAGAAGATGCTGGAAGATAGGCTCTGTTTCAAAATTGTTACATTTTATTATTTAAATGGAGCGTGAGGTATCATGATTAATATGACCATTAAGGAATTGCTTGAAGGCTACAAGAGTAAAATGTTTTCACCAGTGGAAGTTACAAGAGACTATTTAGACAAGATTAAGAATTATAATCCCCAATACAATGCTTTTATAACTGTAACTGAAGAAACCGCCTTGAGTAGTGCTTATAGGATTGAAGAAAATATTATGAGTAATCAAGAAATAGGTATTCTGCAGGGAGTCCCAATATCCTATAAGGATTCAATTGATACAAAAGGGATTAAAACAACAAGCGGGTCCTTAATTAATAAGAATCGTATTCCCACTGAGGATGCAAACGTAGTAAAAATGCTAAATAAATCAGGTGTTGTAAACCTGGGGAAAGCTAATATGTATGAATTTGGAACTGGAATTACCTCGGACAACCCTTTTTATGGATCTATAAAAAACCCATGGAATACTCGTTATATGGCTGGCGGTTCTAGTGGAGGGTCTGCTGCGGCTGTGGCGGCGAACCTTTCTATGGCATCGATAGGGACGGATGCGGGTGGCTCGATTCGTGTTCCCTCCGCTTGTTGTGGAGTGGTTGGTTTAAAGCCGACATATGACCTTATTCAAATGGATGGAATCATGCCATTATCTTGGACACTTGATCACGTTGGCCCAATTACTCGAAATGTTGAGGATTTAGCTATTATTATGGAGGCACTTACTAAGAAGCCTAATGTTGAGTTAGGTAGAGATGACTTGCAGGATTTAAAGATTGGAATTCCTAATCAGTACTTTAATGAAAAAATCGATGAAGAAGTACGAGAGATTTATCAAAAAGCCATTAGAGAGTTTGAAAAGTTAGGAGTGAACTTCATTGCAGTCGACATACCGTTTGCTTCTGAATCAATAAATGTCGCCTCAACCATAGCAACAGCGGAAGCAGGTTATATGCATAAGGATTTAAGAAAGACATCACTCGATCTTTATGGTGAAGCGGCCAGAGAAACTTTTACTAGAAGCCAATCAATTTCATCTTTTGAGTATATCGCAGCCCTGAAAAGCAGGGACTATATGAACCAAAAGTTAACTGAGCTATATGAAGATATAGACATTCTTTTAACCCCCACTTTGCCAGCTCTAACAACTAAGTTAGGGGTGGATGAGGTGCAGTTTGGCAAAGAAAAAGAAAAAGTGGGCGATTGTATGATTCGTTATACTTGTTTATTCGACATAACCGGACACCCAGCCTTATCTATACCTTGTGGCGCAACGAAAAATTCAATGCCGGTAGGATTACAACTCGTCGCAAATCACTTCAGAGAAGATCTATTGATAAAAACGGCATATTTTTATGAAAAAGAATACTTAACGGATTTTTACAAAAAAAAGAATGAAATATTCAAACAAGTATAAATAAATGAGAATAATTCACATGCTAGAGATCACCTTATTTTTAATTATTTAAACATTCTAACAATTTAACTCTTCCAAAGAATATCAAAACTTACGGAATACGTATTTGTAAACTTAAGTTTAGGTGGTGATAAATGGAAAGACAAAGGGGGAGAAAATCACCTCATAAGGAAAGCGCATGTCGCAAAGTTCTGGCTGATTCTAATTTTTTTGAAAGGAATGGTTAGTTAGTGAAAAGAAAAACAGCCTTTAAATTAACCAGTTTACTTTTGATTATTTCCTTGATGGCAGTAGGTTGCAGTCCTTCAGATAAAGCTAGTCAATCACAAGACGATAAAACTATTTCAGTACTTCTTTCAGCGGGGGAAGTTGGACAATTTAATGCCTGGCAAGCAAGGACAGAAGAATTTACAGAGAAAACAGGTATCAATGTAGAATATATTATTGTCCCTTACAAGAACCTTCTAGAAGATATTACTACAGCGGGCATCTCTGGACAAGGCACTTATGATGTAGTTGCTTACCTAGATACAATGGGACCTTCCATCCAACAGTTTTTAGAACCCCTAAATGACTATGCCAAGAAAGGTAATTTTGAATTCGATCGTTGGCCGGAAGCCGCTCTCAATCTCTCTACCTATGATAATAAAATGTACAGTTTACCAGTAAGATCACATGTTCAAATGCTATTCTATCGCAAAGATATTTTTCAACAATTAAATATCGATAAACCAGAAACTTGGGAAGATTTAGTAGCAGCAGGTAAAAAAGTTCAAGAAAAAACAGATTTATCCGGGATCGTACCTTATTACGGTGCAGGAAACAATGGACAAAATCTTTACATGTGGACATCTTACTTATGGAGTAATGGTGGAGATATATTTAATGAGGATATGAAACCGATATTTAACAAGAAGAAAGGTGTCGAAGCTACCGAACGATACATTAATCTTTTGGACCAAATCGCTCCCTCAGGGTCAAAGACTTTTGGAGAACAAGATGCTAGAACCTATTTTCAACAGGGCAAAGCGGCTATGTGGATAGGCTGGTGGTGGGCATACAGTGGTTTCAATAGTGATTCTTCAGATCTATCAGGAAATGTTGGATTTGCTCAGGTCCCCAAATGGGAAGGAAAGCAAAGCGTTTCAAACGTAATTTCGTTCCCAATGGCCATGATGAAAGGATCTAAAAACAAACAAGCTGCTTGGGAATACCTTAAATGGTTGGCAGAACCTGGATTAGAAAGAGATATAGTAATGGATACCCTAACTAACGAAAGTCCGCCTAAGCAGCACTCAATCGTTGTAACCCAAAAAGCCAACTTAAAGAATAATAAGCTAAACGAGCTTTCGAATGGGTTTTATAATGTAGGATATGAAAACTTTCAAAGTGCTAAGACTTTTCCAACCATCCCAGAATGGCCCCAGGTTGCTGATATTCTTAGTACGGCTGTGAACAAAATGGCAACAGGCGGAGCTGTTGAGCCTACCTTAAATCAGGCAGCACAGAGAATAGAAGAACTGATGAAAGAAGCGGGCTATTATAAGAAAGGTAGCTAAGAATATCGATAAAATTTTCTAATTAAGATTAGTGAGGTCATTAACCTCCTAATCTTAATTGGAAAAAATGTATAATATAAAAGCCTTGTTTACCACTATAAAACCCAAGGTGGTGAGTTACATTGAACAATAGATTATTTAAATATATTTTACTAATCCCGGCTTTTATTTTGTTAGCGTTAACGACAATATACCCACTTTTGAGGTCATTCTGGATTAGTCTTCATGAATGGGATTTAAAAGAATCCGCTGAAATGGGACAGTTTGTTGGCGTTAATAATTATATCAGCGCTTTTTCTGACTACCAGTTTTGGAATGCATTGCAAGCAACGTTAATATTCACAGTTAGCACAGTAATTGCAACGATTGTATTAAGCATTTTTGTAGCTTTGTTACTAAGTAAAGATAAAAAGCATCTATCGTTTATTCGTGCTGTATTGATTATCCCCTTTGCGGTTAGTCCGGCATTAATTGGTTACTCTTGGCGTTTTATGCTAAACCCAGACTATGGTTTATTTGATAAGATTATTGGTTTTTTCATCCCTGCCTTGTCAGACGTGGTTTGGTTATCTCATGAATCAACAGCGATGATAGCTCTTGTATCTGTAGTGGTTTGGATATTTATGCCTTTTATAAGTTTGATGTTTATCAGTGCTCTAATGGGGATGCCAAAAGAAGTGTTCGAAGCAGCCAAAGTAGATGGAGCTTCTTCATTACAAACTTTGTTCCGTATTACTCTTCCTATGCTTCAACCTATTATTCTCATCGCAGCGATTCTGACTACAATGTTTACCCTAAAGGCTTTTGATCCTATAGTTACGCTTACTCAAGGAGGACCTGGATCCTCAACCTCAGTTTTAAACTTCTTTATTTATAAAACAGGATTTAGATTTTTTGATTTGGGTTATTCTGCTGCATTGGGTTATATCTTAGCCGGCATAACGATTATAGTCGTTATTGTTTATATGAGAAGGCTTGTGAAAGGAGATCAGTGGAACTAATGAATACTCGAACAAACTTAGTACAACAAAAAAAACTAGATGGGAAGAGTACTATATTAAATAAACTGCCTTCTCTTCTCGAAAATATTAGCGTTATATTGATTGTGCTGTTTCTTTTTGTTCCAATTTTTTGGATTTTTCTTACTTCAATAAAGCCTTATGAAGAGGCTTTTACGACAAGTGTAATTTTCCAGCCTACTTTTGAAAATTATATGGCTGTTTTTAGTTCATCTTTCGATTTAGGAAAATATTATTCAAATAGCACCATTGTAGTTATAGTTACTCTTTTAATCACTTTGGTAGTGAGTATATTGGCTTCCTACAGTCTTTCTCGATTCAATATTCCGGGGAAGCAGATTATAATGTTTACTATTTTGGCTACTCAATTTATCCCTCTGATTATTAATGTGATTCCTTATTTCGTCATATTTAGGAATTGGGGTCTCTTAGACACTACCTTGGGTCTAATTATTGTAAACCTAGGCCATACAATCCCTTATGCTATTTGGCTTATTAAGGGTTTTATGGACAGGATACCAATAGATATAGAAGAACAGGCGAGTATTGATGGTGCTGGAAGATTAAGAATTATATGGAGTATATTATTGCCGCTTGCCAAGCCGGGAATTATAACAGCATCTGTGTTTTGTTTTGTTATTATTTGGAATGAATTTATGTTTTCATTAATTTTGACCAACCAGGAAGCGGTTACTTTACCAGTAGCGTTACAATTTTTCATCGGGGAAGAAGGTGTCATCTGGAATCAAATGGCTGCCGCTGGAACACTCTTTGTACTGCCGACCGTCATATTTATGCTGTTGGTACGTAAACAATTTGTCCAAGGTATGACCTCAGGTTCAATTAAGTAAAAGTACCAATTTGTAGGAAAACTCAGATGAATTATCATTTCAAAAGGATGGGATTTTAGGATGGAAAAAAAGGATAGTAACCAGGTTGATAACAATCAAGAACAAAGAAATGTGAAGATAGGAAACGAAGAAAGTCAAAAGGCTTCTGAGTCAACACGTAACAAAATCTTTTACGCTGACAGTAAGGAAGTAAATCGAATTGACCACAGGGATAATTACGATTATTTAAACATGAGTCAGGGAGAGCAGAAAAAACAAAGTATGAAAGGTTTTGACGATGATTATAACAATATTGTCGATTACATCGTGAAGATTACACGGCAGATTTGGAAGGAGAAGGATATTGGGTTAATATATGACACTTATAGTACGGACATACAAATTCATAAGGGACGGATTAATAGTCACGGGGTCAATGAAGTAATCTCTGGTACATTGCAGACCTTGCAAGCTTTTCCAGATAGAAAAGGCTCAGGGTGGAGCGTCATTTGGTCTGGAAATGATGAAGATGGCTTTTTCACCTCTCACCGAGGTCGTTCCATAGCAACTAATACTGGAGATAGTTTTTACGGGCCGGCAACTGGAAAGAAAGTTATGTTTAGAACCACAGCAGATTGCCTTATTCACTCAAATAAAATTTATGAAGAATGGCTAGTTATGGATACTTATCATCTTGTTCAGCAGTTAGGGTACGATCCAATTGAAGTAGCGAAAATTATGGCTAAAAGCACTAAAAAGCTAGCACCTCCTATGAATTTTGGCCTGTCAGAGACGGCAGAAGTAGGGCTGCCTCCTGAAGTTTATGTTCCTAAGCATAAAGATTTTGAAATCGGCGATTTTGTGCTTCAAGTTTTCAATCGTATTTGGGAAAGACGCTCGATTAATTATATTAAAAAGTTTTACGAAGATAACGCAACCGTTCACTTTATATGTAACAGGGATTTGGTTGGTTTTAATGAAATTCAAGGAATGTTTATCAGTTTTTTTGCCTCATTACCAAACGCAAAAGTATTAGTAGACCGCGTAACTTGTAACAAGAGAGACACTGACCGCGAGTATGATGTAGCTGTTCGGTGGAGAATACAAGGTATTCATGAAGGTACCGGATACTTTGGAACGCCAAGTGGAAAACCAATTGAAATCACTGGAATTAATCACTTCAAGATAAAAGATGAAAAGATTACCGAAGAATGGTTTTTATTTGACGGAATGGAAGTTTTAAGACAAATTCACACCGAAAAGGACAATGAAGAGGGGCAAGATGGCCAAGAAGAGGTAGAAAATACAACTGAAGATGGAAACTTTACAGGGGTCTCCTAACCCGATGTTTTACTTTTTTAAAGAAAATAGCTAGGAGTGAAAGTATGGAATATCTAAAACAAGCTATCAAGCAAGAAGAAAATCAATCAGCTGAAACTGAAAAAATTGTGAAAGATATTATTTCGAATGTTATAGCAAATGGGGATGTAGCAGTAAAGAAATATGAAGAAACTTTAAGTAAGTCATTTCGTCCCCTGAAAGTAGATGAGGATGAAATTGAAAAAAGTATTAGTTTACTTTCTTCAGAGGTAAAGGAATTAATTGAACGTGTCGTAGATAGGATTTCAACTTTTGCCCAGGCTCAACTAGATTGTCTGTCCCCTTTTGAACAAGAATTCGGTCCTGGTATCCGTATGGGGCACAAAATCATTCCCATAGAAAGGGTGGGAGCCTATGTCCCAGGGGGGCGCTTTCCTCTTCTTTCATCCGGTCCTATGGTAGTGGCTCCAGCTAAAGTGGCGGGCGCTAAGAAAATTGTTGCTTGCAGTCCTGCTAATTACAAAGGTGGTATACATCCAGCCGTTCTTTATGGGCTTAAGTGCTCAGGTGCTACTCATATCTATGCAATTGGTGGTGCTCAAGCTATTGCAGCTATGGCACATGGAACTGAATCAGTACCAGAGGTAGATATTATTGGAGGGCCAGGTAATCGTTTTGTTGCCGAAGCAAAAAGACAAGTGTTCGGGAAAGTAGGAATCGATTTAATTGCGGGTCCAAGTGAAGTTCTTGTTTTTTCTGACGAAAAAGCCGATCCCAAAAAATGTGCAGCAGATCTCTTAGCCCAAGCGGAACATGACCCAAATGCTCGTGCTATTCTAGTATCTACCTCACGTTCAATAGCAGAACAGACGATTCAAGAAATTAAAAAGTATCTCAAAGAATTTTCCTCTGATTCTCCTGCTCATGAATCATGGTTAAACATGGGAGAAGTCATATATACTGAGTCTTTGGAAGAAGGTATAAACATATGTAACGAAATAGCTATTGAACATCTTCATCTGCATATCAAAGATAGTCGTAGTATTATGGATAAGTTTCACAATTATGGTTCTATATTTCTTGGGCAGGATAGTTCTGTAGTATTTTCTGATAAAGTCTCAGGAACAAACCATACATTACCGACACAGAAAGCTGCTCGCTATACGGGGGGACTTTGGGTTGGTAACTACGTTAAGGTTGCAACGCATCAAGAAATCACAGGGGAAGGGGTAGAATATTTATCTCGCCATTCTACACTTCAATCGGAAGTGGAAGGTTTAGAAGGCCATCGTTTATCAGCGGCCGTTCGTTTGACCGACCATTAACTACGGCGGCCTTCTTTTACTCACTTTTCATTGAATAATTCCACGCAATGGGCTAGTCAGTATGATAAGGTTTTACGGTCAGAGCTATTTGTATTTATCTTCTGAAAATAAATTAAAAATTACAAGTCATAAACCATTCTATAAATCCGGAAAACCATTCCGAGATATTGGAATGGTTTATTTTTCGCTTTATAAGAAAGGGCTTCCATTATTATGAGGTTAGGGTTTAATTTATTTTTCCGAAAAACCGGAATTAGTTTAGTTCTTTCCCCGTGGATGAATGTCAATTCAATATTGTCTTTACGATAAAAACGAATGTTGGCACGCTCCTTGCATTAATAAATGGAGAGGGGGAGTGTCATAGGATGAAAACATTTTACACATTATGTGCAGAACAGTAACATTCAACAATCATGGACGGAGGAGGATATTGTAGGAACCCCGAAGAATCTGATCCTCGATTGGTCGAAACGTACTTAAAGCAAAATAAACTGTTGGAATAGAAGTAACTTACTAAGAACTTTTTTTGTGAGAGGTGATGAATGATGGTAGAAAACAAAGTCGTGTTCATTACAGGAGCTGCAAGTGGGATTGGCTACGAAGTCGGCGTTGAATTTGCGAAAAACGGAACGAAAGTCGCGCTTAGTGATATTAATGAAGAAAAAGTAAACGAAGCGGCCAAGCAATTAAATCGGGAGGGGTATGAATGCATTGGGCTTACGTGTGATGTGACCAAAGAGGAGGAGTTGCAGCAGGCGATTGATCATACAGTTGAGAAGTATGGCAGGTTAGATGTCCTGATTAATAACGCCGGGCTTCAGCATGTGGCCGCGATTGAAGATTTTCCAACCGAGAAATTCGAGTTGATTACGAAGGTCATGCTCGTTGCCCCATTTATGGCGACCAAGCATGTTTTCCCGATTATGAAAAAGCAAGGATTCGGGCGCATCATCAATATGGCTTCGATCAACGGTCTGATTGGTTTTGCTGGAAAAGCGGCCTACAACAGCTCAAAGCATGGTGTTATCGGATTAACGAAGGTGACGGCATTAGAAGGGGCGGAACACGGCATCACGGTAAATGCCGTCTGCCCGGGTTATGTCGACACACCGCTCGTTCGCAACCAGCTCGAGGATCTGGCCAAGAACCGCGATGTATCACTTGAAAAGGTGCTGGAAGAAGTCATTTACCCGCTGGTTCCGCAAAAACGTCTGTTGTCTGTTAAGGAAGTTGCGGATTATACCTTGTTCCTGGCTAGTGACAAGGCAAAAGGGGTGACGGGTCAGGCGGTCGTCATAGATGGTGGGTACACGGCCCAATAGCTAGCTAAGGAAAGAATCTATTAAACGATTGGAGGAAACATCATGTTTGGAATTTTACTAGGTCTCGTCGTGTTAATGGTGCTCGCCTATCTCGGCTGGTCGATCATCTGGGTAGCCCCAATCGCAGCAGGAGTGGTGGCACTCACAGGCGGTCTTGATTTATTAGAAGCCTATAAGGACTCCTATATGAGCGGGTTCGTCGGGTTTGCGAAAGACTGGTTCCCTGTCTTCATGCTTGGGGCTATATTTGGAAAACTTATGGAAGATACTGGGATGGCCAGATCGGTGGCTGTTGCTTTCACAAAAGTCATTGGCACAAGTCGGGCGATTCTCGGCGTGCTCGTCTCCGCCGCCGTCCTTACTTATGGCGGGGTAAGCTTGTTTGTCGTCGTATTTGCGGTCTATCCACTCGCCCTGTCCCTATTTCGTGAAGCGAACATTAGTAGAAAACTGATCCCAGCCACTGTCGCCTTAGGGGCTTTCACGTTTACAATGACTGCCATTCCAGGCACACCGCAAATTCAGAACCTGATCCCAATGGAATATTTCAATACGGATCCGATGGCCGCACCTGTGATGGGGATCATCGCCGCGATCATTATGGCAGTCGGAGGATACTTGTATTTACGCTGGCAAGAGAAAAAACTCACGGCCAAAGGAGAAGTTTTCACAGAACCAAAGGATAAGAAAATTGTTGAAAAAGTTGAAGACGAAAAAGATCCCCACTTTCTCTTATCGGTCCTGCCCTTATTAACCGTACTTATAACCTTAAATGTATTCAGCTGGGATGTAATCACCGCACTCGTGGCCGGAATCATTTTGATCATGCTTCTGAACATCGACAAATTCAAACGCTTTATCAAATCCATTAACAGCGGCGCCAACGGCTCAGTTATCGCTATCATCAATACCAGTGCAGCCGTCGGTTTCGGTACCGTTGTAAAAGAAGTCCCAGGCTTTCAGCGCCTGACTGAATTACTAATGGGGATCAAAGGAAACCCGTTGATTTCAGAAGCTATCGCCGTCAACATTCTCGCAGGGGCAACCGGCTCCGCTTCCGGCGGGATGGGCATCGCCCTCGAAGCACTAGGGGACAAATATTATCAAATTGCACAGAATACCGGCATCAGTCCGGAAGCCTTCCACAGAATTGCTTCGCTTTCATCCGGCGGATTGGACGCCTTACCGCATAATGGTGCGGTTCTGACGTTGTTCGCGATTACCGGTATGACTCACAAAGACAGTTACAAAGATATCTTTGTTGTAGCTGTACTGATTCCGGTTATTTCTGTTGCTGTTGTGATTCTGTTGTCATCGATTGGAATTTTATAAAAAATAAGAGCCTCTCAAGCGTCTCATGAAAAGGGATGGCTTATGAGGCTTTTTATATAATTATCCACAGAACGGAGCCAATACATTTGAGGCCGCTCCCCTAAAAGTCCAGAAAAGTATAAAAAAGGAGCATTCCCCAACGAGAATGCCCTCTTCATAATAACAAAACTGAATCGCCTATAGTTTTATTTCACCCATTCATCAATTAATTTCTGATTTTCTTCCACCCATTTCTTAGCTCCAGCAATAGGCTCCTCGCTATTTTCTACATACTCAATAAGCTTACCGATTTGTTGATCATTCATCTTCCAATTTTTCAGCCATTGGCTCACTTCTGGATGATCTTCTTCAAATCCTTGTCTCGTCGCATGGTGAATTTTTTCTACACCACCGTATGTTTTCTTCGGGTCTTCCAAGAATTTTAAGTCATATTTGGAGAAGACCCAGTGCGGGCTCCAAAGAGGGACTACGATAGGTTCTTTGTTTTCTATTGCATTACCAATTTCAGCTAACATCGCAGGTTCAGAGCTTGATAGGAGTTCAAATTCAAGCTCATAGTCCTTAATTAATTGCTGCGTCACTTCCATCGTACCTGCGCCAGGATCAAACCCAACGATTTCGCTATCGAACATTTCCTTATGTTCATTCAAGTCTTCAACACTATCCACTTCTTCTACATAGGTTGGAACAACAAGTCCTACTTTTGCATTATCATACCAAGTAGCCTCTGAAAAATTAACGGTATCTTGAAATTCCTTTAAATAGTTTGCATCCTGAACGGGTAACCATATTTCTAAACTGACGTCCAGATCGCCGCTTTCTAACGCCTGCATCGTACTACCCATGTTCAAATTGTTTAACGTCACGTCATATCCTTTATTTTCTAAAATGACTTTCCACATATTTGTGACCGCAATGTTTTCAGCCCAGTTGATCTGACCAATGCTGATTTTTTTATCGCTTTCTTCTGATGCGGTAGTTTCCTCATTAGTGCTTCCGCAAGCTGTCAGGACAGCAACCATTAGGATCGCTACAATAAAACTAAGTTTTCCTTTCCACTTGTTCATGTTGATAAACTCCCCTTTTTGTATATTTATTCAAATACATCTTAAATTAAATGTATTAAGAATTTATTTAACGATAATGCAAAATAAAGCCCACTCTTTTATAGGTAAGAGTGGAACAAAGATGGAATCAGGTAGTCTTAAGCTGCTTTTCAATAAACTACCTGATCACTTCTTGTCAAGCTTACTTTTATTGATCTTTCGGTAAGAATTCGAAGATTTCACCGCTTCTTATACTTACAACCAGGTCATCTAACCAGTGATAGTATGTTTTAGACTCTTCTAATTGGTCATAGTATTTCTGTGCTTTTGCAACAACTTCTGTCGTACTGTTGGAATCTTTTTTGACCTCTATGAGATCTTCTTGTGCCTCTTCAATGGCTTTCAAATTCATTTTCACTTCACGCTCCCACATCTGACAGTAAAACGTCATAAAGGAACGGAAGAAATTTTTCTCCGCTGCATACGTATGTTTCCTGGAACCGCGTGTAAATGTTTTTTTCACCATTTCTATTTCTTGGAGCCTGCGGACGCTAGTACTCATACTCGGTTTGCTCATTCCGAGTTCTGTACGCATTTCATCAAGTGTCATCTGATCTTCAAAGTACATGG
This region includes:
- a CDS encoding amidase, translated to MINMTIKELLEGYKSKMFSPVEVTRDYLDKIKNYNPQYNAFITVTEETALSSAYRIEENIMSNQEIGILQGVPISYKDSIDTKGIKTTSGSLINKNRIPTEDANVVKMLNKSGVVNLGKANMYEFGTGITSDNPFYGSIKNPWNTRYMAGGSSGGSAAAVAANLSMASIGTDAGGSIRVPSACCGVVGLKPTYDLIQMDGIMPLSWTLDHVGPITRNVEDLAIIMEALTKKPNVELGRDDLQDLKIGIPNQYFNEKIDEEVREIYQKAIREFEKLGVNFIAVDIPFASESINVASTIATAEAGYMHKDLRKTSLDLYGEAARETFTRSQSISSFEYIAALKSRDYMNQKLTELYEDIDILLTPTLPALTTKLGVDEVQFGKEKEKVGDCMIRYTCLFDITGHPALSIPCGATKNSMPVGLQLVANHFREDLLIKTAYFYEKEYLTDFYKKKNEIFKQV
- a CDS encoding ABC transporter substrate-binding protein; amino-acid sequence: MKRKTAFKLTSLLLIISLMAVGCSPSDKASQSQDDKTISVLLSAGEVGQFNAWQARTEEFTEKTGINVEYIIVPYKNLLEDITTAGISGQGTYDVVAYLDTMGPSIQQFLEPLNDYAKKGNFEFDRWPEAALNLSTYDNKMYSLPVRSHVQMLFYRKDIFQQLNIDKPETWEDLVAAGKKVQEKTDLSGIVPYYGAGNNGQNLYMWTSYLWSNGGDIFNEDMKPIFNKKKGVEATERYINLLDQIAPSGSKTFGEQDARTYFQQGKAAMWIGWWWAYSGFNSDSSDLSGNVGFAQVPKWEGKQSVSNVISFPMAMMKGSKNKQAAWEYLKWLAEPGLERDIVMDTLTNESPPKQHSIVVTQKANLKNNKLNELSNGFYNVGYENFQSAKTFPTIPEWPQVADILSTAVNKMATGGAVEPTLNQAAQRIEELMKEAGYYKKGS
- a CDS encoding carbohydrate ABC transporter permease encodes the protein MNNRLFKYILLIPAFILLALTTIYPLLRSFWISLHEWDLKESAEMGQFVGVNNYISAFSDYQFWNALQATLIFTVSTVIATIVLSIFVALLLSKDKKHLSFIRAVLIIPFAVSPALIGYSWRFMLNPDYGLFDKIIGFFIPALSDVVWLSHESTAMIALVSVVVWIFMPFISLMFISALMGMPKEVFEAAKVDGASSLQTLFRITLPMLQPIILIAAILTTMFTLKAFDPIVTLTQGGPGSSTSVLNFFIYKTGFRFFDLGYSAALGYILAGITIIVVIVYMRRLVKGDQWN
- a CDS encoding carbohydrate ABC transporter permease, whose amino-acid sequence is MNTRTNLVQQKKLDGKSTILNKLPSLLENISVILIVLFLFVPIFWIFLTSIKPYEEAFTTSVIFQPTFENYMAVFSSSFDLGKYYSNSTIVVIVTLLITLVVSILASYSLSRFNIPGKQIIMFTILATQFIPLIINVIPYFVIFRNWGLLDTTLGLIIVNLGHTIPYAIWLIKGFMDRIPIDIEEQASIDGAGRLRIIWSILLPLAKPGIITASVFCFVIIWNEFMFSLILTNQEAVTLPVALQFFIGEEGVIWNQMAAAGTLFVLPTVIFMLLVRKQFVQGMTSGSIK
- a CDS encoding ester cyclase, whose protein sequence is MEKKDSNQVDNNQEQRNVKIGNEESQKASESTRNKIFYADSKEVNRIDHRDNYDYLNMSQGEQKKQSMKGFDDDYNNIVDYIVKITRQIWKEKDIGLIYDTYSTDIQIHKGRINSHGVNEVISGTLQTLQAFPDRKGSGWSVIWSGNDEDGFFTSHRGRSIATNTGDSFYGPATGKKVMFRTTADCLIHSNKIYEEWLVMDTYHLVQQLGYDPIEVAKIMAKSTKKLAPPMNFGLSETAEVGLPPEVYVPKHKDFEIGDFVLQVFNRIWERRSINYIKKFYEDNATVHFICNRDLVGFNEIQGMFISFFASLPNAKVLVDRVTCNKRDTDREYDVAVRWRIQGIHEGTGYFGTPSGKPIEITGINHFKIKDEKITEEWFLFDGMEVLRQIHTEKDNEEGQDGQEEVENTTEDGNFTGVS
- the hisD gene encoding histidinol dehydrogenase, coding for MEYLKQAIKQEENQSAETEKIVKDIISNVIANGDVAVKKYEETLSKSFRPLKVDEDEIEKSISLLSSEVKELIERVVDRISTFAQAQLDCLSPFEQEFGPGIRMGHKIIPIERVGAYVPGGRFPLLSSGPMVVAPAKVAGAKKIVACSPANYKGGIHPAVLYGLKCSGATHIYAIGGAQAIAAMAHGTESVPEVDIIGGPGNRFVAEAKRQVFGKVGIDLIAGPSEVLVFSDEKADPKKCAADLLAQAEHDPNARAILVSTSRSIAEQTIQEIKKYLKEFSSDSPAHESWLNMGEVIYTESLEEGINICNEIAIEHLHLHIKDSRSIMDKFHNYGSIFLGQDSSVVFSDKVSGTNHTLPTQKAARYTGGLWVGNYVKVATHQEITGEGVEYLSRHSTLQSEVEGLEGHRLSAAVRLTDH
- a CDS encoding 3-hydroxybutyrate dehydrogenase; the encoded protein is MVENKVVFITGAASGIGYEVGVEFAKNGTKVALSDINEEKVNEAAKQLNREGYECIGLTCDVTKEEELQQAIDHTVEKYGRLDVLINNAGLQHVAAIEDFPTEKFELITKVMLVAPFMATKHVFPIMKKQGFGRIINMASINGLIGFAGKAAYNSSKHGVIGLTKVTALEGAEHGITVNAVCPGYVDTPLVRNQLEDLAKNRDVSLEKVLEEVIYPLVPQKRLLSVKEVADYTLFLASDKAKGVTGQAVVIDGGYTAQ
- a CDS encoding GntP family permease; translation: MFGILLGLVVLMVLAYLGWSIIWVAPIAAGVVALTGGLDLLEAYKDSYMSGFVGFAKDWFPVFMLGAIFGKLMEDTGMARSVAVAFTKVIGTSRAILGVLVSAAVLTYGGVSLFVVVFAVYPLALSLFREANISRKLIPATVALGAFTFTMTAIPGTPQIQNLIPMEYFNTDPMAAPVMGIIAAIIMAVGGYLYLRWQEKKLTAKGEVFTEPKDKKIVEKVEDEKDPHFLLSVLPLLTVLITLNVFSWDVITALVAGIILIMLLNIDKFKRFIKSINSGANGSVIAIINTSAAVGFGTVVKEVPGFQRLTELLMGIKGNPLISEAIAVNILAGATGSASGGMGIALEALGDKYYQIAQNTGISPEAFHRIASLSSGGLDALPHNGAVLTLFAITGMTHKDSYKDIFVVAVLIPVISVAVVILLSSIGIL
- a CDS encoding glycine betaine ABC transporter substrate-binding protein, which produces MNKWKGKLSFIVAILMVAVLTACGSTNEETTASEESDKKISIGQINWAENIAVTNMWKVILENKGYDVTLNNLNMGSTMQALESGDLDVSLEIWLPVQDANYLKEFQDTVNFSEATWYDNAKVGLVVPTYVEEVDSVEDLNEHKEMFDSEIVGFDPGAGTMEVTQQLIKDYELEFELLSSSEPAMLAEIGNAIENKEPIVVPLWSPHWVFSKYDLKFLEDPKKTYGGVEKIHHATRQGFEEDHPEVSQWLKNWKMNDQQIGKLIEYVENSEEPIAGAKKWVEENQKLIDEWVK
- the cudC gene encoding choline uptake/conversion transcriptional regulator CudC translates to MSESTERPSLKIEDAKNKVIGAIAETMDLYGVTPAAANLYATMYFEDQMTLDEMRTELGMSKPSMSTSVRRLQEIEMVKKTFTRGSRKHTYAAEKNFFRSFMTFYCQMWEREVKMNLKAIEEAQEDLIEVKKDSNSTTEVVAKAQKYYDQLEESKTYYHWLDDLVVSIRSGEIFEFLPKDQ